A region of the Silene latifolia isolate original U9 population chromosome 9, ASM4854445v1, whole genome shotgun sequence genome:
TAGGGTTAGACTTGATTTAATCACAAGTGTAACTGTTACTTGAAATAACATACGCAAATCCAAATAAGTTCAAGTAACACAATGTTTGGCAATCCGATAAAACAGAACATTTTGGTCTTATGACAGTGTAACTCTAACGTTGGTATTAATCAGAGTTACACCAATTGCAGTTTAAAGTGACGCTGCCATGAGACCAATTCCTAATCCCTCGTTCCAGTTATAACACATCAAAGTTAAAAGTTACACATTCAAAATACAAAAGCTACATTATCACTGCTGTGACGTCTATTCTTGTTCTGATTCcagctcttcctcctcctctcctaCATCCTCTTCTAGGTCAGACGACCCCTCATACAATGGTGTGTGTGCTGAGAAGGGGTTAGGGCAGTTTCTTTTATCATGATTTGTCATTCTCTTGCAATTCTTACACTTGCGTTTGGGTTTTCCAGCCAACGCCAATGTTTTTGTTTTGGCTGACAACATTCTTTTTCCGCTACCCTTATTTTTCGAGTTCTTTGGTGGCAATATCGTCACTACCTCACTGGCCATACAATTTATAAATTTCTCCGTTTGTTAATTTTTATTCAACACTTCCCCTAATCGTGACAGCGTATCCTTAAATCCTCTAATTATAGCGGAAAAGCTGTCAACATCAGTCACACCTTTGCCTCGAAGGAGCCCTACAGCCTGATGAACCTCTTACCACATTATTGACATTGTAATTTATTTTTCATCGATAACTTCCATGTTCTCTGTCCCTTCACCATTATAATTGAACATCCTTAATCGGAGATACTCTTTCGTCCATTTATTTACAACATAATCGTCTGGTATAATCTTCATCCCATTTGCTGAAAAAATCCATATTATATGGCGGCATAGGATGCCGGTTCTTTCAAACCTCGTACAACTGCAGCTTGCTTTACGTGTACCTGGGTCATCAGTTAAGGCTATCATGTAAGTGTGAATGTTACAAACAGTGTAAGTGATTATATGGAAATTTAAATGTGaataaatagaaagtgtaaatgtcatatcatggaaagtgtaaatgtcatattatGGAAAGTATAAATGTCAtattatggaaagtgtaaatgtcatgatatggaaagtgtaaatgttatgttatagaaagtgtaaatgtcatatcatggaaagtgtaaatgtgatgatagaaagtgtaaatgttatatCACGGAAAGTGTAAATcttatatggaaagtgtaaattaAATTACCTGGATTGTATGCAACTTCAAAATTCGTCCCCCTGGACGAATCTTTGACAGTAGTTACCTCTAACTCGCCTCTTTCAGTGAAACCTCCGGTTCTACATGTATCAATTGAGTAGATGGCCTCTTCCTTGAAGGTGTAGAAAGCTGAATAAGTATACACCTTTGCAGCATGACTCTCTAACGCCAGATGTGTTGACGTCTTTGCGGACGagtgattatcattgttgtcaaGTTGCTTTTGTGTATGTCTTTGTTGGTCCATAGTGCTCTTAAAACGTATCCAAAACTCAACCAATGTTCCTGACTTATGCTCAAACCTCTTAAAAAAGCTATTTTCTCTCTTTGATCTTTGAGTCGTCCTCATAATAGACACCATCTTCAAGACtctgcaatgcgccatcacccactGTCCCCTTATAGCATGCGTATCCGCAAACTAATCATTGGCGCCAACACCATGCTGTTCAATAATTTGCTCCCAGAGAGCATCGAATTCTGCTGCTTCAAGCTCATCGTCCCATATAATTTCATTAAGTTTACACATGAAGTCATTATAATCACTCCTAGAGACACCAAACTTACTGGGcattttgttcattatatgccacatacatAACCGATGGCGCGCTGTCTTGAAAACAAGAGGGACAGATTTGATAATACCTGGGTCCTGATCTGTAATTATGTACTCGGGTTCCTTACCCCCCATTGCTTGTAAAAACCGGCTGAAAACCCAATTAAATGACTCATAATCTTCCCTTGCAATTAGAGCCCCACAGAAAGTCACTGATCGTTTATGGTGATCCACACCTGTGAATGGGGTGAATACCATAGAATACTTATTTGAGGAGTAAGTTGGGTCGAATGACACCGCATCACCAGAAATCTTGTAATTCTCTCGGGCAGTACCGTCCGCCCATATAGCCCTACGTAGGCTGTCATCATCGTCAAGATCGTAGTCAAAGTAGAAACCTATTCTTGTTTCAGTCATTTCCTTAAAATGGTATACGAACAACTGACCATCACGTTCGTGAATGAAACATTTAACATCcctatggaagttcttaaaatcatttaagctTGCTCCAATATTTTAGAATCCATTCACCTGTTCTTTGCAGATTTTGTAGGTCTTTGTTGCTCGTATCTTCACTTGTCAATCAATAACATATATGATATATAAATATAACGTGAGTGGATTTATTGAATTAGTATTGACAGTGATGATATATTACTTACCCTTGAGTTCGAAACGATTATCATCTTGTGATAATCTGTTATGTTGCGCGACAATTTCTGGAACTCTCTGTTCTTAAGTGAGATAAGCTCGTGATTGTGACCCCCGTGGAACCGGTCAATTAATAGAAGACCATTCTTCATATATATTCTTATCCTCGTTTTACACCCCACTCTAGTGACTCTGAATATCCTCTGTGAATTCTCCCCAACTAGTCCGTCACTCTGATCTTTACTCGGCCCCTTGCGAGCGAAACCTTCTCGATTGCAGACGATAAGCTTTGGCTTGATCTCTCTGCCACGCCATTTTTTCGTTGTGTACCTACGCacatcaaacccacaagcaatgaCGTATATCTTATAAAATGTTACCGTATCCTCAATCCCCCCAAACTCCTGCCCGATGTACGGTGTAAACCTCTTTTCGACCTCCCTGCACAATTCCTACTTGGCGGGCTGCACTCCATTTTTGTTAAGTGAATCTGTAAATAGGACTTGTTAATACAGTTCacaaagtgtaaatgttaaaaaATAGTGTGAATGTAACAGCTAcgaagtgtaagtgtaaatgtcatcagatatgaagtgtaagtgtaaatgtaaagcgaagcaaagtgtaaatgtcaaatgcaagtgtaaatgtaaagggaatcaaagtgtaaatgtcaaatgcaagtgtaaatgttgGACATCATCACTTTCAAAGAAATGTAAATGTCAATCcccaaagtgtaagtgtaaatgtaaacatccaaaagtgtaagtgtaaatgtcatcagaaATGTAGTGTAAGTGTGATGttctaaaagtgtaaatgtcaaatgcaagtgtaaatgttcCATATATGTTGTGTAAGTGTGATACGTGGATGTGTAAATGTCAAAATTGTGATGTTcccaaagtgtaagtgtaaatataaacgtccaaaagtgtaagtgtaaatgtcagcagaaatgTAGTGTAAGTGTGATGGTGTAAAAGTGTAAATGAGCAATATCAGTGTAAATGTCAATAGATGTGAAGTGTACATGAGCAATTATGAATTATTTAAATGATGTCACATTTGAATTTCTGATTGTGATGTCCTTTAATTTGCATAGTCTAATACTTACAATTTTGATCTTGAACAATAATCAGAACTGAAAATTGGAACAATCAAAACTGGAGCAATTTCAAAAGAGCAACAATGATATTATTTGTACAATCTTCATGTGAAAATGGTGAAGGTGAACTTTAAATCAATCGCAAGTGccagtgtaaatgtaaatgttaAGATAAgggcagtgtaaatgtgatggtttgaaagtgtaaatgtccaacgtaagtgtaaatgttgtcagaatgctaacttGCTTAGCACACTGCGTTGAAAACTATAACAATCAAAAATCGATACTCAAAACTCAAATCAAATCTAATCTTCATTTAAAACTCAGCATCAATTTTGAAAAGTAATGAACACAGTCACAAAGATTCAACTGAAAAAATGAAAACGGTGGCTGTAAACAATAACTAAAATGAACAAATACCATGACATGCAGATTATACCATGACCTTCATCCATTTTATTCAACTGAAAATATTAAAAGGTGaatgaaaacaataaataaaatgaagaaataccattgaTGCCGTCTATTATCTACATGGCTGCGCTGATTTGCAAGTTTTAGAAACAATTTTAGTTGAAATTTGCGCGTTCAATAGAAAAAACCTAGGTTTAGAGAGAAGAATAGTAGATAGAAACTGGAGGAAGAAGTGGAGAAGAAGTGTGTCAAGAAAGGAAGTAAGTTGGGAGTGTAAACATAGTACAGAGGATATATGCTTTGTCCGTCAGTGGAACGATTGGGAAGAACAATTTTCAAGAAATGTTCTCCTCTCTCCTATCTAAGCTTTTCCCCTTTTTTTGCCTATATTTTGTAAACAATCTCAACCTTAGATGTTGTCCATCTAAatgtccttataaggacttaaggactcaaagGATGTaatggactcattagatctccactatatatatatatatatatatatatatatatatagagagagagagagagagagaagttctCGTAAGTCCACtatatcttttgagtccctaagtctttataaaggcctttggatggaagaatggagggatgagattacatctcaacgAAGAGCTAGAAAtgattctccctgatctcccttcATAATCATTCCTAATCTCCTTCCCATGTTAATCTCCCTCTCgtccttcattcattcactccCCTCTCATTCATTCAGACAAAAAAAAATCTCTCATTCTCTCATCTCTTGTCAgcaaacccaaaaaaaaacccaaaacaaaaaccaaaacaaatcaaaacaaaaatTCCAAAACAACAAAAATCGAAACAAACCACCATTACCACCACCACACCCGACACACCACCAGACCCACCACGCGACCaccaccacacccgacccaccaTCAGACCCACCACACGCCACCGTCACCAATAACACCACCAGACCCACCACACGATCACCACCACACGACCTCCTCTGCCCAGATCTAACACCAACACCACCATTGCCACCACCGCCTCATGTCGCCCCACGACAAcagcaacaacagcaacaacaccACCACTGCACAACCTCCTCTCCTCCACCAGCTGGCCTCCCTCTTCTcctccaccaccgcaaccaccAGAACGCACGCCTCCCGACACGTTCCACGacagcaacagcaacaacaaccaccaacaataacACCGAATTCGAATCCTCCATTCCCACCTTTTCAGATctagattttttttaaaaaaaacaaatacTGACTTCtccattgttttttttatttaatttgtggATTTCAACACCGACTTCTCCGCTGGATTTCAACAAGACTTCtccattgtttttttttatttattttgtgggATTTCAACACCGACTTCTCCATTgtttttgtttctcttttccctttttattttttttatttttatttaatttgtggttagttgtTGTTGTGTGTTCTTGTTTAAGatatttttttaattataaatatatACTTCCTGCATATTTTGTGAGTGGACATACAATATCTACTTCCTCCTATTTTTTTCTTATTTCAAAAATCGTCTTGTATGTCTTCGGATTTAGTTTTTTTTCTCATATCTAATTTTAGTTTTTTAGTTGAattattttatgttttttttgttcattgttttattgttgtattttttagttaagttacactatttacgactaaagttatacccttaaaacattaaagttacactatttacgactaaagttatacccttaaaatattaaagttacactatttacgactaaagttatacccttaaaacattaaagttatacaatttacgactaaagttatacccttaaaacattaaagttatacaatttacgattaaagttacactttttatat
Encoded here:
- the LOC141600790 gene encoding protein FAR-RED IMPAIRED RESPONSE 1-like, whose product is MTETRIGFYFDYDLDDDDSLRRAIWADGTARENYKISGDAVSFDPTYSSNKYSMVFTPFTGVDHHKRSVTFCGALIAREDYESFNWVFSRFLQAMGGKEPEYIITDQDPGIIKSVPLVFKTARHRLCMWHIMNKMPSKFGVSRSDYNDFMCKLNEIIWDDELEAAEFDALWEQIIEQHGVGAND
- the LOC141600789 gene encoding protein FAR1-RELATED SEQUENCE 9-like translates to MAHCRVLKMVSIMRTTQRSKRENSFFKRFEHKSGTLVEFWIRFKSTMDQQRHTQKQLDNNDNHSSAKTSTHLALESHAAKVYTYSAFYTFKEEAIYSIDTCRTGGFTERGELEVTTVKDSSRGTNFEVAYNPALTDDPGTRKASCSCTRFERTGILCRHIIWIFSANGMKIIPDDYVVNKWTKEYLRLRMFNYNGEGTENMEVIDEK